Genomic window (bacterium):
AAATGATCTGGTCGTTCTTGAATATCACCGCCCCGAACCACCGTCTGAGGCATGTCGAGCGACGGGCAACTTCCCGTGCGATATTGAGATAGTAATGATCTTTATCCGGTCGCGGGCGCATATTTAACTCATGGTTTACGATTTTTTCAGTCATTTTAACACAATGAAAAATATAATAATACATTGAACAGGTGTCAATGGGTAAAAAGGAACAGAGGGACAAAGAGACAGAGAGGCAAAGGGAAAGGATTACCACTGTTATTCTTGCGTCGTCTACTGTATCGATTCAATCCACCGGCCTGCCTGTTCGAGCGCCAGGCTCAGTTTTTCGTCATCGAGAACGCCTGTCCACCATATTTCCGGCTGTGAGCGGAACCAGGTGAGCTGACGTTTGGCATAGCGCCGTGTGTCGCGTTTCACCGCTTCCAGACAGGACTCAAAGGATTCGACGCCGTCCAGAAAGGGAAACCACTCCTTGTACCCGACAGTATCGAACGCGGTCAGGCTCCGTGAATAACCCATGTCGAGGACACGTCTGAGCTCATCCACAAGGCCAGCCGAAACCATGGCATCGACACGGATATCGATACGGCGATAAAGCTCTTTACGCTCGATGTCCGCACCGATGGTGTAACAGGTGTAATCACCCCCGGTTATCCGGGAATTTTTCCTGATCTCCGTAAATGTACGCCCGGTGGTGTAATAAACCTCGAGAGCGCGCAGAACACGCACCCTGTCATGCTCGTGAAGCTCGGAGGCCCGTTCCGGGTCTATACCGGCGAGAGTCTGATAGAGGGCATGCAATCCTTTTCCGGTGCATTCGTTTTCGAGGTTTTTACGGATTTCCGTGTCTGCGGCTATATCTACAGTCAATCCATCCCGGAAGGCACGGATATAAAATCCCGTTCCTCCCGAAATTATCGGCAGCCTGCCGCGGGAGATGATACCGGTAACCGCTTCCGACGCCAGACGTACCCATTCACCCGCGCTGAACGGTTCATCGGGATTCACCACGTCGATGAGATGGTGAGGCGCCGCCGCACGGTCTTCGGGTGTGGGCTTTGCTGTCCCGATATCGAGGTAACGGTATACTTTACGGGAATCGGCGCTGACAATCTCGCCGTTGAACAGCTCCGCCGCCCGGAGAGCGAGTTTTTTCTTCCCGGAAGCGGTCGGGCCGACGATAACGAGAATTCCGGCGGTCACCGTCCGAATCTCCGGTCGAGCTCTTCGAGTGTGAGCTTCACGATGGTCGGCCTGCCATGAGGACAGGCGAAGGGGGATCTGGTCGCAAAGAGGCGGTCAACGAGATACTGCATTTCAGTCTGGTTGAGCGGTTTACCGGCTTTTATGGCGGAACGGCACGCTACGGCTGCGGCAAGTTTTTCGGTGTATCCCGATGTGATTTTTCCGTGAGTGCGCATCTCGTCGATGAATTCGAACAACAGGCCGCCCTCCTCAAACCGCGCTATTCCCGCGGGAATTGCATCGACAATAACCGAACGCTCGCCGAATTCGCGGACGCTGAACCCGATCCGGTTGAGAATCGGTATCATGGGAACGAGAATATCGAAATCGGCCGCCGGAAAATCGATGGTGAGAGGGAAAAGCAACTGCTGCGAGGAGGGCGGCTTCCCGGTAAGGTGGTCAAGAACCTCCTCGTAGAGTATCCGTTCATGGGCGACATGCTGATCGATAATGATCGCCCCCTCCTTGATTGTGGTGATGATATACCTGTCCTTGAGCTGCCAGAACACGGGGCCCTCATAAGGGGCAATAGTATCCCGCACAAGAGGAAACGGCGCGGTTTCATCACCAACCGCACGGTCGCTTTCGGAAAAAACGATTCCCGTCTGAGAAGTCCGGCTTCCGGGACCGCCGGGCGCGGATTGAAACCTCGGAGCTTCCCTCTGCCACCGATCCTGCGGAGGACTGTATATCGTAACCGGCGAAACGCTCATCTCGGGCGCGGCTGCCATGGTATGGAGCGTTCTGGCTATCGTATCGCGAATGGTATCAAGAATGGTGAACTCGCGGAATATCCGTATCTCGCGCTTTGCAGGATGAATGTTCACATCCACCCGTGTGGGATCGACTTTAAGGTACAGAATGAACGCCGGAAACATGCCGCGCGCGATTGTCGGACCATAACCGTCCAGCACAGCCCGAGAAATGGTCTTGGAATGGACGGGGCGGTCATTGACTATAACAGCCTGATTGAATCCGGCTGTCCGCGCTGTCTCCGGTTTTCCGGCGAAACCCTCTATATCCACACCGTTCTCGTGCGATTCGAACGGGATCATGAGAACGGCCATCGCATCACCGTAAATCTGCCTGAGCATCTCGCCGTGATCGGCGGCACCCCGGTAGGCGAATACCTCTTTCCCTCCCGCAATCAGTTTAAGGTTCAACCCCGGAGATGCGATTGCGGCATCATACACGATCCCCCTGATATACCGGAGCTCGGTCTGCTCGCTTTTCAGAAATTTGCGGCGTGCGGGAAGATTGTAGAAGAGATTTCCAACCTCGACATCCGTTCCCATGTCACGGCCTATGTCGGTGACATTCCTGAGAATGCCTCCTTCGACGACAACCCGGGTGCCGAACATGTCCTCTTTCCGCCGTGTGTTGATAACCGCTCTCGAAACCGATACGATGGAAGGAAGCGCTTCACCGCGGAAACCGAGGGTCATGATACGTTCGATATCCTGCACGGTTTCGATTTTTGAGGTGGCGTGACGTTCGAGGGCAAGAAGAGCATCGTCACGGCCCATGCCTTCGCCGTCGTCCGAAACCCTGATAAGCCGTCTGCCGCCGTCCTCGATTTCTATAGTAATGGACGTGGCATGGGCGTCCACGGCGTTTTCGATGAGCTCTTTTACCACCGATGCGGGACGTTCGACGACCTCGCCGGCGGCAATTTTGTTGGCAACGATATCGGGGAGTACCTTAATTTTCGCCACGTTTTCATCCTGACTTATCTGTATACACTGAACCTGATCGATATAGAAAAATCAATCGAACACGGATTTTCACGAATCAGGCGGATTTTCGCGGATATGACTTATCAGGACAGGTCACACCCTGTCCCTACATACTTATTACGATTTTATCCGGACAATACTTTTTTTAAATATTATCAATGATCGCGTTTTCATTCATTTGCGTTCTTTCAACGTCACTTTTCGTTTCAACTGTTCGAGGAGCAGGAGCGCCCGCATCGGGGTAAGGTTGTCGATATCGAGATCACGGAGTTCCTGAACCACCGGATGCTCGGGAAGCTCAAAGAGGCTCAGCTGATATGCGCCTTTCTGTTCCGGGGGAGCGGCCGCTATTTTCGGCTCGTTGTTGACCGTGAACTCGTTCGCTTCAAGGTTGGCGAGAATCTCCTTTGCGCGGGCAATCACCTGTGAAGGGAGTCCCGCCAGCCGTGCGACCTGTATGCCGAGGCTCTGATCCGATCCGCCCTCGACTATTTTCCGCAGGAAAATCACCTCGTCGTTCCATTCCGTAACGGAAATATTGTAATTTTTAACCCGTTCGAGGATAAGCGCAATCTCGGTAAGCTCGTGGAAATGGGTCGCAAAAAGCGTCCGGGCGGCAGACCGCTTCACCTGGTGGAGATATTCCACGATTGCCCAGGCGATACTGAGACCATCGAACGTTGAAGTCCCCCTCCCCACCTCGTCGAACAGGATGAGGCTTCGCGGCGTGCAGTTGTTGAGGATGTTCGCCGTTTCGTTCATTTCCACCAGAAAAGTCGACTCCCCGCCGGCGAGGTTGTCCGACGCTCCGACACGGGTGAAAATCCGGTCTACAACGCCTATATGCGCCGATTCCGCCGGAACGAACGATCCCGCCTGCGCCATAAGAACGATAAGTCCGACCTGCCGCAGATAGGTCGATTTTCCTGCCATATTGGGTCCCGTGATGATAAGAATCTGGTCTTTCCCGGTGTCGATGAGGGTGTCGTTCGACACGAATTTCCCGGCGGGGAGAATCGTCTCGACCACGGGATGACGGCCCTCCGTGATCTCGATGACCGTGCTCGTGTCGACAACGGGGCGGACATACTTCCTCTCCGCGGCAACCTCCGCAAATGCATGAAGGACATCGACAACAGCCACCGCCTGTGAAAATGCCTGAATCTCCTTTACACGGAGTGCAACGGTTTTCCGCAGCTCGACAAAAAGCTCGCGTTCGAGCTCGCTTATACGTTCACCGGCGCTGAGCACTTTCGATTCGTACTCCTTGAGCTCCGGGGTGATAAACCGTTCGGCGTTAACCAGTGTCTGCTTGCGGTGGTAATCCTCGGGTACGCGGTCGAGGTTCCCTTTGGAGACCTCGATGAAATAGCCAAACACATTGTTATATCTGATTTTCATATTCGATATACCGGTCCGGCGGCGCTCCTTTTCCTGAAGCTCGGCGATCCATTTCCGGCCCGAATGCGTGATATTGCGGAGGTCATCGAGCTCGGCGTTGTAACCGTCGCGGAAAATTCCCCCGTCGGTCAGGAGCATGGGCGGCTCATCGACAAGGGAATTCGTTATCAGTGCGGCGACTTCACGAAGGTCGGTGAGATCATAGGTTTTCGACTTCAGGATACCCGCGCCAAACCGGTCGAGCGCTTCACGGAAACGTTCCGAACATTCGAGCGACTCGGCAAGGGAAAGCAGGTCGCGGGGGTTGGCACGTTCCAGACAGACACGGCCGATGAGCCTTTCCACGTCATGAACAGTCGAAAGAATACCACCAATCTCAGACCGCGCGGAAGAATCGTCTGCCAGCTCCGCGACACCATCGAGGCGCCGGTTTATTTCATCGGGATCGAGGAGAGGGCTCGTTATCCATGTCTTGAGCAGACGGCTGCCCATCGGAGTCAACGTTTCATCGATAACGCCGAAGAGGGTGCCCTTCGCGGTGACATCGTCGCTGATGGCGGAAGTCAGTTCGAGGTTTCTCCTCGTCCGCGCATCGAGGAACATGGTCTCATCGGGACGAAAGCGTTTGATGGTGGTCATATGGCCGAGCGAAGCCTTCTGGGTATCGACGAGGTATGAAAGCATCCCTCCCGCCGCGGCTATCGCAAGGCCGCTGTCCTCTATTCCGAAACCCTTGAGCCCGGCAACTCTCAGATGATTGCGGATGTTGTCCTCGGCATAATTCCGCTCGAATGTCCAGCCATCACGGTAGGTGATCATGACGCCGTCAAGACGGGATTTGATCGCGGTTTCCGTTTCGGGCGACTCGTTTTCCGAAAGCAGAATTTCAGCGGGCCCGATACGTTCGAGCTCATCGAGCCATGCACCGTTTCCGGGGATTTCGCCAGCCCTGAATTCCCCTGTGGAGAGGTCCGCTATCGCTATCCCGGTGTTCCCTGTCTCTAATACGAGGGACACTATATAGTTGTTTCCGCGCGATTCGAGAATTTCCTCGTTCATCGCCGTTCCCGGGGAAACGACCTGAACGACCTCACGTTTCACCGGGCCTTTCGATTTTCCCGGGAGCGATGTCTGTTCGCAGATGGCAACCTTGTATCCGGCGCGCAGAAGCTTCGACATGTAGCCGTTCACCGCATGATAGGGAATACCCGCCATGGGCACGGGGTCTTTTTTGTTCTTTTCGCGCGAGGTAAGCGTGATGCCGAGCTCACGGGCAGCGAGCCGGGCGTCATCGAAGAACATCTCGTAGAAATCACCCATCCTGAAAAAGAGAATGGCATCATCATGCGCTTTTTTTATTTCGAGGTACTGCTGCATGACGGGGGTTATATCTGACATGAGGCACCTATTTCAGCTTGACCACATGGGCTTTGATACCGGTAAACTCCGTAACCTGATCGGCAGTTTTCTCCGCCTGGTCACGGGTGTTGAAGTACCCGACCTGCACAAGGTAAAAATGGGTATCCGCGACCGTTTTCATGGAAAGATGCGTATCGAAATTCGCATCTTTCAGACGTCCGAACAGTTTCATAGCGTTATTTTTATCCATGAAAGCCGAAGCCTGCACGGAGAATTCCGCATCCACAGGATCGACGGATATATCGACACTTACGCTGTCATCCGCCGTGATTTCCCCGTAATCCGCAGAAACGACGAGAGAATCAGGCTGGTCGTCATCGTCCATGAACAACATGGCCGGATCACCGGTAATACTGCTTCCGCGGGCGCGAATACTATGAGCCTGATAACTCTCGGGAAAATTTTTGAGAAGCCGCTCCGTGTAATGCCCGGCATTTTCCTCGTTGCCGAGATTATGCCAGGAAAGCGCAATCACCTCGAGAGTGCGCGGCGTTACGGCGCTGTCGTTATCATGTTCGAGCACATCGAGGGCGGACTCGATGGCTGTCTTCCATTCTTTCAGGGCGACATGGCATTCCATGATACCGGCGGCAGCCAGAACCCCGAGCGATTGAACGGGATTCTGTTCGATGCAGAGCTCGAAATGAATCCTCGCTTCATCGGGTGCGCCGGAAACGAGACGGATCAATCCCAGCCGGTAAAGAGCCTCCGCATACTGCCTGCTCCGGGGGTATCCGGAAACAATCGACTCATACAACTCCCCCGCCGCCGCAATATCGCCGGAGGCAAAATTCAGCTCCGCCCTCTCGAACAGAGCCGCGGCAGCAAGACTCGAATCGGCGAGGAGCTCGACCTCCTTGAACAGGGCATTCGCTTTGTTCATATCTTTTTCGAGCCGTGCAAGGTACAGGATGGCCGACGGATTTTCGGGGTATTTCCGGCGGAAATTCTCGAGCTGTATCCGCGCATCATCGTACTTCCCCTCGCTGATGAGCGTCATGATGTCATGGGGAAGCGCGCCTGGATTTTCTTCCGCGGAAACAGTACCTGTCCTGCATGGAAAAAGTAATATAACAGCCGCGACATAAAGAGGAAATACCTTCATACACATGTACCCATAAGTGTGGCTCCCGTGGTTTCATCTATACGGACATTGACGAACGAGCCGATGTTCACCGTTTCGTCACGGGCGTAAAAAACAACGGGAATATTTGTTTCGGTGAAACCGTACCAGCCGTGATTGTCCTTGCTTGTCCCTTTTACCAGTACAACGAACACAGAGCCGATATGTTCCCTGTTTCTGCCGCGCATGATGGAATTCTGGAGGGCGATAGCCTCCTTGAGGCGCTCGATCCGGATTTCTTCGGGAACCTTGTCCGGAAGGAGGCTCGCTTTTGTCCCTTCACGCTCGGAGTAACGGTACATGAAGGCGAAATCGAACCTGACCGTTTCCATAAGGCCGATGGTCGCACGGAAATCATCCTCGGTCTCCCCGGGGAACCCGAAAATCAGATCGGTCGAAATGTTGATCCCGCCGACCATTTCGCGTGCACGGTTTATCAGTCCCTTGTATTCGGAAATGGTATATTTTCTGTTCATCGCCGTAAGAATCCGGTCCGACCCCGACTGTACCGGAAGATGAAGGTGATTGCATATGTTACTGCGGCGCGCCATGACTCCGAGAATATCTTCCGTCAAATCCTTCGGATGGGATGTCAGGAACCGTATCCAGCCGATCCCTGTATCGGCCACACGATCGAGAAGCCCCGCAAAATCGACATCGCCGTCACGGTACGAATTGACATTCTGCCCGAGGAGCGTTATCTCGCGGAATCCGCTGTCACGGAGTCGCGCCGTCTCGCCGATAATTCTCTTCACGGGGATGCTCCGCTCGCGCCCTCTGGTATAGGGGACGACACAGTACGAACAGAAGTTGTCGCAGCCGCGCATAACCGCCACCCACGCCGACGTTCCGCTGCACCGGACGGGCTCGATCCCCTCATAGGTCTCTTCGCGGTCAAGTATCGTATCGAAAACCTGGCCTGACAGCGCCTGTTCGATCATGTCCGGAAGCTTCCTGTATGAATCCGGACCCGCAACGATTCTCACGACATCCGAAAGGAGCTTTTCTCCGAGTCGCTGCGCCATACAGCCGATAATACCGAATAAAAGCTCCGGTTTCCCCCTCCTCAGCGATGACAGCTCCCCCACGCGGCCATGAATGCGCTGTTCCGCATTATCACGGACACCGCACGTATTGAGGAGAATGACATCGGCGCCTGCATAGCCGGACACAAGGGTGTAACCACTACCCGCAAGGACTGCCGCCACATACTCGCTGTCAAGCTTGTTCATCTGGCAGCCATATGTCTCTATGTATACAGTAACCGGTTTCATCATTCCTCATGTATGATAGCGTGAATAATCCTTCTTGTCAATGTGCGATAGTGATCGACAGAAAGAAGCGCGGTGTACTAAGAATTTTAAAGCGGATTTCTATGAAAATATACATAACTACTATCACAACGAGACACAGAGAACACGAAGAAAAGATCAAATTTAAAAAACACATTTTTATATTTCGTTGTAATCATCCATAGTTATGCGGGTCATTCACAAAATACAATAGACCGGACATTTACACGGATATCTTTTAAATGGCATTGAAACATACTCTATGATAACTTTTTTACCTCTTTACGAGAATACATGTATGTGAATAAAGGAAAAGGCGGCCCGGAAAGCGGACCGCCTTGATGTATACCTCGAGCGGTTAAAGCCCTGTAGATAGTATTATTCCTTATCCGCTTCGTCAGCCGTCTGAGCTTCGGCGGCTTCCGGTTCCGGGGTTTTTTCAGTTTCCGCGGCGACGACTGAGTCTTTGGCCTCCGCAGGAACGGCCTCGGCTTCCGGAACAGCTTCTGCTTTTACGGTGGGAGTTTCGGCAACTTCAGCCGTAACTGCATCGGACGGAACAGTGACCGGTTCGAGGATATCCCCGAACGTATCACCGATAGTCACCGGTTTGGGCTTGTATTTTTCCTTGAATTCATCGAATTCTTTCTTATCGCGATCCCTGAAGTATTCACGGACGCTGAGAACGACCTTGCGCTGATCTTTGTCGAATTCAATGACTTTCAGGGGCAGTTCATCGTTCACATTGAACGCCTCGGCTGGTTTCTTGACATCCTGGCCGAGCTGAAACGCCGGAACGAAACCCTCGATATTGTTGTCAAGCGCAACGACCACACCGCGGTCGAGAATGCGGATAATCGTGCCCATGGTAATCATGCCGACTGCGAATTTCTCCTCGAGCGTAGACCATGGATCATCGAATATCTGCTTATGTCCGAGGGAGATACGCCTGTTCGACTTGTCTATGTCGAGAATGACGACCTCGACGACCTCACCTTTCTTCATGACTTCGGAAGGATGCTTGATCCGTTTGGTCCAGCTCATGTCGGAGATATGCACGAGGCCGTCGATACCTTCCTCGATCTCCACAAATGCGCCGAAATTGGTCAGATTGCGAACCTTGCCCTTGACATGGTTTCCGATAGGATGACGTTCGTCGATCGTGCCCCACGGATCGGGTTCAAGCTGCTTGATACCGAGGGAGATTTTCTCTCCATTCTTGTCGACACTCAGAACCTTGCACTTTATCTTGTCGCCGACAGAAAGAAGCTTCGACGGGTGCTTGACATGCTGGGTCCAGCTCATTTCGCTGATATGAACGAGCCCCTCGATACCGTGTTCGAGCTCGACAAACGCGCCATAATCAGTGGTGGAAACCACCTTGCCATCGACAACCGATCCCTCGGGATATTTCTCTTCGACACCATCCCATGGATATGGCGTGAGCTGTTTCAGGCCGAGCGAAATCCTCGTTTTCCCTTCCTCGAAATTGAGCACCTTGACATTGATCCTGTCACCGATAGATACAAGCTCGGAAGGATGATTGATGCGCCCCCACGACATATCGGTGATATGGAGGAGACCATCCACACCGCCAAGATCGATGAATGCGCCGAAATCGGTTATATTTTTCACCGCGCCTTCGCGGGTCTGGCCGATTTCGAGCTCGGCAAGGACCGAATCGCGCATACGTGAGCGTTCTTCCTCGAGCACAACACGACGCGATACGACGATATTGCGGCGGGCTTTGTTCAGCTTGATAATCTTTAACCTGTAGGATTCCCCGATGTACTGGTCAAAATTCTTGACCTGACGGATATCTATCTGAGAACCGGGCAGGAAGGCTTCGACACCGAGAAGGTCGACAACGATACCTCCCTTGATACGCCGTACCAGACGGCCATCA
Coding sequences:
- the rpsA gene encoding 30S ribosomal protein S1, which produces MSEETLNNETPSVNTVEAETTTQSVDDPKPKGNIRDTLTKKAARFYDEGEYTEDEFTKMLNMYDDTMKSIEQGGIVSGTVLMVTENQVIVDIGFKSEGSISLQEFGDASEITIGDKVEVFLEDVENQDGQLVLSKQKADFMKVWDQIKEIYDSNRQIDGRLVRRIKGGIVVDLLGVEAFLPGSQIDIRQVKNFDQYIGESYRLKIIKLNKARRNIVVSRRVVLEEERSRMRDSVLAELEIGQTREGAVKNITDFGAFIDLGGVDGLLHITDMSWGRINHPSELVSIGDRINVKVLNFEEGKTRISLGLKQLTPYPWDGVEEKYPEGSVVDGKVVSTTDYGAFVELEHGIEGLVHISEMSWTQHVKHPSKLLSVGDKIKCKVLSVDKNGEKISLGIKQLEPDPWGTIDERHPIGNHVKGKVRNLTNFGAFVEIEEGIDGLVHISDMSWTKRIKHPSEVMKKGEVVEVVILDIDKSNRRISLGHKQIFDDPWSTLEEKFAVGMITMGTIIRILDRGVVVALDNNIEGFVPAFQLGQDVKKPAEAFNVNDELPLKVIEFDKDQRKVVLSVREYFRDRDKKEFDEFKEKYKPKPVTIGDTFGDILEPVTVPSDAVTAEVAETPTVKAEAVPEAEAVPAEAKDSVVAAETEKTPEPEAAEAQTADEADKE
- a CDS encoding cytidine deaminase, which produces MRPRPDKDHYYLNIAREVARRSTCLRRWFGAVIFKNDQII
- the mutL gene encoding DNA mismatch repair endonuclease MutL — translated: MAKIKVLPDIVANKIAAGEVVERPASVVKELIENAVDAHATSITIEIEDGGRRLIRVSDDGEGMGRDDALLALERHATSKIETVQDIERIMTLGFRGEALPSIVSVSRAVINTRRKEDMFGTRVVVEGGILRNVTDIGRDMGTDVEVGNLFYNLPARRKFLKSEQTELRYIRGIVYDAAIASPGLNLKLIAGGKEVFAYRGAADHGEMLRQIYGDAMAVLMIPFESHENGVDIEGFAGKPETARTAGFNQAVIVNDRPVHSKTISRAVLDGYGPTIARGMFPAFILYLKVDPTRVDVNIHPAKREIRIFREFTILDTIRDTIARTLHTMAAAPEMSVSPVTIYSPPQDRWQREAPRFQSAPGGPGSRTSQTGIVFSESDRAVGDETAPFPLVRDTIAPYEGPVFWQLKDRYIITTIKEGAIIIDQHVAHERILYEEVLDHLTGKPPSSQQLLFPLTIDFPAADFDILVPMIPILNRIGFSVREFGERSVIVDAIPAGIARFEEGGLLFEFIDEMRTHGKITSGYTEKLAAAVACRSAIKAGKPLNQTEMQYLVDRLFATRSPFACPHGRPTIVKLTLEELDRRFGR
- the mutS gene encoding DNA mismatch repair protein MutS; translation: MSDITPVMQQYLEIKKAHDDAILFFRMGDFYEMFFDDARLAARELGITLTSREKNKKDPVPMAGIPYHAVNGYMSKLLRAGYKVAICEQTSLPGKSKGPVKREVVQVVSPGTAMNEEILESRGNNYIVSLVLETGNTGIAIADLSTGEFRAGEIPGNGAWLDELERIGPAEILLSENESPETETAIKSRLDGVMITYRDGWTFERNYAEDNIRNHLRVAGLKGFGIEDSGLAIAAAGGMLSYLVDTQKASLGHMTTIKRFRPDETMFLDARTRRNLELTSAISDDVTAKGTLFGVIDETLTPMGSRLLKTWITSPLLDPDEINRRLDGVAELADDSSARSEIGGILSTVHDVERLIGRVCLERANPRDLLSLAESLECSERFREALDRFGAGILKSKTYDLTDLREVAALITNSLVDEPPMLLTDGGIFRDGYNAELDDLRNITHSGRKWIAELQEKERRRTGISNMKIRYNNVFGYFIEVSKGNLDRVPEDYHRKQTLVNAERFITPELKEYESKVLSAGERISELERELFVELRKTVALRVKEIQAFSQAVAVVDVLHAFAEVAAERKYVRPVVDTSTVIEITEGRHPVVETILPAGKFVSNDTLIDTGKDQILIITGPNMAGKSTYLRQVGLIVLMAQAGSFVPAESAHIGVVDRIFTRVGASDNLAGGESTFLVEMNETANILNNCTPRSLILFDEVGRGTSTFDGLSIAWAIVEYLHQVKRSAARTLFATHFHELTEIALILERVKNYNISVTEWNDEVIFLRKIVEGGSDQSLGIQVARLAGLPSQVIARAKEILANLEANEFTVNNEPKIAAAPPEQKGAYQLSLFELPEHPVVQELRDLDIDNLTPMRALLLLEQLKRKVTLKERK
- a CDS encoding tetratricopeptide repeat protein; the encoded protein is MKVFPLYVAAVILLFPCRTGTVSAEENPGALPHDIMTLISEGKYDDARIQLENFRRKYPENPSAILYLARLEKDMNKANALFKEVELLADSSLAAAALFERAELNFASGDIAAAGELYESIVSGYPRSRQYAEALYRLGLIRLVSGAPDEARIHFELCIEQNPVQSLGVLAAAGIMECHVALKEWKTAIESALDVLEHDNDSAVTPRTLEVIALSWHNLGNEENAGHYTERLLKNFPESYQAHSIRARGSSITGDPAMLFMDDDDQPDSLVVSADYGEITADDSVSVDISVDPVDAEFSVQASAFMDKNNAMKLFGRLKDANFDTHLSMKTVADTHFYLVQVGYFNTRDQAEKTADQVTEFTGIKAHVVKLK
- the miaA gene encoding tRNA (adenosine(37)-N6)-dimethylallyltransferase MiaA; translation: MTAGILVIVGPTASGKKKLALRAAELFNGEIVSADSRKVYRYLDIGTAKPTPEDRAAAPHHLIDVVNPDEPFSAGEWVRLASEAVTGIISRGRLPIISGGTGFYIRAFRDGLTVDIAADTEIRKNLENECTGKGLHALYQTLAGIDPERASELHEHDRVRVLRALEVYYTTGRTFTEIRKNSRITGGDYTCYTIGADIERKELYRRIDIRVDAMVSAGLVDELRRVLDMGYSRSLTAFDTVGYKEWFPFLDGVESFESCLEAVKRDTRRYAKRQLTWFRSQPEIWWTGVLDDEKLSLALEQAGRWIESIQ
- the miaB gene encoding tRNA (N6-isopentenyl adenosine(37)-C2)-methylthiotransferase MiaB, which encodes MKPVTVYIETYGCQMNKLDSEYVAAVLAGSGYTLVSGYAGADVILLNTCGVRDNAEQRIHGRVGELSSLRRGKPELLFGIIGCMAQRLGEKLLSDVVRIVAGPDSYRKLPDMIEQALSGQVFDTILDREETYEGIEPVRCSGTSAWVAVMRGCDNFCSYCVVPYTRGRERSIPVKRIIGETARLRDSGFREITLLGQNVNSYRDGDVDFAGLLDRVADTGIGWIRFLTSHPKDLTEDILGVMARRSNICNHLHLPVQSGSDRILTAMNRKYTISEYKGLINRAREMVGGINISTDLIFGFPGETEDDFRATIGLMETVRFDFAFMYRYSEREGTKASLLPDKVPEEIRIERLKEAIALQNSIMRGRNREHIGSVFVVLVKGTSKDNHGWYGFTETNIPVVFYARDETVNIGSFVNVRIDETTGATLMGTCV